The proteins below come from a single Triticum aestivum cultivar Chinese Spring chromosome 5D, IWGSC CS RefSeq v2.1, whole genome shotgun sequence genomic window:
- the LOC123123315 gene encoding non-specific lipid transfer protein GPI-anchored 13, which produces MAFAARRSGGGALLMMLAVAAAVVGPAGADFAADKAECADKLMGLATCLTYVQLTATARAPTPDCCSGFRQVLGTSKRCMCILVKDRDEPALGIKVNITRSMNLPSVCNIAATFSDCPKILNMAPDSKETEIFKQYAREHEGKNAATTSPTAAAATATGTAAGKSVDATSGAGRHTVVFATVVSALLASAFVLA; this is translated from the exons ATGGCTTTCGCGGCTCGCCGTAGCGGTGGTGGTGCACTGTTGATGAtgctggccgtggcggcggcggttgTGGGGCCGGCGGGCGCGGACTTCGCGGCGGACAAGGCGGAGTGCGCGGACAAGCTGATGGGGCTGGCGACGTGCCTGACGTACGTGCAGCTGACGGCGACGGCGCGGGCGCCCACGCCGGACTGCTGCTCCGGGTTCCGGCAGGTGCTGGGCACCAGCAAGCGGTGCATGTGCATCCTGGTCAAGGACCGCGACGAGCCGGCGCTCGGGATCAAGGTCAACATCACCCGCTCCATGAACCTCCCCTCCGTCTGCAACATCGCCGCCACCTTCTCGGACTGCCCCA AGATCCTCAACATGGCGCCGGACTCCAAGGAGACGGAGATCTTCAAACAGTATGCACGTGAGCACGAGGGCAAGAACGCCGCCACCActtcgcccaccgccgccgccgccaccgccaccg GTACTGCCGCCGGGAAGAGCGTGGACGCGACGTCCGGTGCAGGGAGGCACACGGTGGTCTTCGCCACCGTCGTCTCGGCGCTGCTCGCCTCCGCCTTTGTTCTCGCGTGA